The genomic segment attaatatattatataaatatttatttaattatttttatataaaatattaattttttttaataaaaaaacaatacatatattgtacatatattatattatatatatataaatgtcaaagtaattaataatttttaatctTTGGCACGGTTAACCAacgaatatattttattttcttttttctttttttttctaacattttatttatattttttattatttcatatgaacatgcatttttaaaataataatatcctatatatttattttttatatcccccttaatatatatatatatatatttaaaagtaacatttgaatatatttatttaaccCCTTAAATATAGTAACCCGTTTTATAAAAGTAtgaacaaaaattatatttctgTATTTTAATGATGAACAGAACAATAGTAAATGAATTTGTAAACTGGTTATcctaatttatatttttatatatccatCATTATGTTATAAAGAatgtttaattaaatatgtacttattatattatatgtttataataaattaaaatggacacaaatgaaaatatgaaaaatgtaaAGGATATGATGTCCTTTACCacaaagaatataatatatatctttatcggaatatcattattaatatttatatataagatattaaaaaagaataaaaaagatgCAGAAGTTAAAAGGAATAATGAAATaagtataaaaatgaaattatcaCGAGAAAAACAATTACAAGAATTAGATAAAGAAATGATGATtaacaaagaaaaaatgaaagaacaaaatattaaaaaaaatgaagagaaaaaaaaagatgcaGACCAAGCAAAACCAAAGTTGGGTTCTAAAGACAATTCATCATTTAATCATTTAAATGATTACTCAAATTATTATAGGCCGTCATTAAAAAATAGGTTTGTAAATtgtcataaaaaaaaatatatatgtaattgtataatataacatgtataatataatatgtataatataatgtgtataatataatatgtataatataatgtgtataatataatataatatgtatatgcatgtctgtatatttctttttttttttttttttttttttttttttttaggtaCAATAATCGCAAATCCTGACGATAATTTGGATGAATTAAaagtacaaaaaaataaaataataaaaggaaaaaattagaaatcatatttataatttgtcAAACAAATATGGAAAAGAGAATAAATGAAACTCATTGTTAAAATgttttctttcctttttgtttcataattttatcgatttcttcatttttatcctaaattttgtttttttgtttttttgttttttttgtattgtaCTCTTTTAATTCATCCTTTTTTCTAACATCCCTTTAAAGCTatgaaaggaaaaaaaaaagaaaaaaaaaaaaaagtagaacaaaatgtttttttcgtagaataataaaaactaaTGATTTGTTCAATGGAAAAATTCTCAAAAGAATTCATGAACAAtgaaatgtttttatttagcTACACaatgttatataaatgaaaatatctTCATgacaagaaaaataatataaataataaaacaataaacatgagtttatatatatatatatatatatatatatatatatttgcatatatgtgtatattttacAAGCTTTTGTTAAATGTTTTCGTAAATaacttaaattattataaagaacATACTCTTAAGATTTATTTTgcttttgttatatatatcatattttggTTTATGttgtataaaaattattaaaaaaaaatagaaatgaatagaaaataaaataaaataaaatgaattaataataaaaaataaatatataatgagggacatattatattatatatatatatatatatatatatataaaattttatataccaaatatatttatccaAATAATTTTCTCTCATTAACACTGTGaatgataatcataataaaaaaaaaaaaaaaaattaatatagtATATTTACTCTTAcctttcatattttaaaaagataATTATTTAGTCATTTTAAACAAGAATACACCACGCACACACACttgagaaaaaataaaacaataaataagtataattataatatattcatatatatataatatataaatttttaattaatttgggttttttttttttttttttttttttttttaaagtattaagcttaaaaattatatacactTTTTATCttacaattatttatttattatttatttaaatattcttttgtgaatttacttttaaaaaaatttatatttcaattttaaatttattaaatataaaataattatatatatatatatatatatatatatatatataatataaaaagaaaaaaaaagattaataaatgttttaactttgtaaatatttttgcttttgtgttttattttgtatcattctctctttttttttttttttttttcttatttagcttcaataaatattatactttaaatatattggatatattatttgtatatatatatatatatatatatatatatatatatatatatatatatatatatatatataattttatataaaattatttaaataaaaaaaaaaaaaatatatatataataaattaatttaagATATTCACCTAAATCTTAGACAATATTGTaagaattttatatttttttgtgtcaGATGTAggtatattttgttttatttttttaatgtatatatgttaaatgtttatatttaatgaataaaattattacatatacaatatatatgtaatatatagtGTTCCTAtacgaaaaaataaaaaataaaaaaatacatatatatatatatatatatgtatagtatagtataataatatatatgtatatatttatataaatgaattattaaGATGCTTAAAAGAGATAGTTTATCAAATCTCCATAGTAAAGAAACACGAAGGTTTTCTATTCACAATAAAGATATCTTCAAGTATGATTATCCAGAATACTTAAATTTATGCTTAGAGgaatatagaaataatatatatgatttagatctaattaatgataatgaagaaTGTACACGTGAAGTggttaattattataattatatatacggGAACTATTATGAGAATGTTCTAAATGTTTTTGAAAACAACCCCAATGAAAAGACAATTGTAAATGAAAGTTATTTATTGAAActtgatttattaaataaacgACATATTGaatctttatataatatcagTATTTTAAGTATATcagataaattaaaatattatatgttaagAGGTGAAGTTAAAAAGAATAAGGATGATATAATTGAAGACGATAAATTAattcaagaaaaaaataatgaaaatagaACACTTAAGAAAAATTTGTTTACGAATGATTCTCTTAAAACAAATATGAATCTAAAcgattttaataataataaaaataaatttttggataaaaattcaaaattatatacaaatgatGAATTGTCATCAACGGACATGAAAAGAGAAGAAGAATTTGATATaatcaaatatttattttacattatAAGATTAGTTGAATATTCCTTAAGTTCAGAAAATGGAAATTTATCTTCATTTTATAATCgtttgaaaatatatttctttagaGATAACGTTAATGAAAACtattacaattatatttatttattaaccTTGTGTTTACATTGTCTAGAAAATATAACTAGTAATATTGTCACATTTGACATAAAAGatatagaaaatgaagaattgAACTTAgctaatgaaaaaaataattctgtTTATTctagtataaataaaatgaataactCACAAAATagtattaaaagaaaatacagTACTTCAAATTTTAGAAATTATACTTCAtctaatgaaaataataacaattttcATCAAAACAATTTAgttactaataataataataataataataataataataataataataataacaattttttGAGAGCAGCTTCAAAAGAATGcaattcttttaaaatatatagcaatcatatgtatttttataaaatatttttttatcttttaagtTTTTTAAATTTCTATTTAGAAGATATGATAAAAGATGGTTCCTTATTATATTCtgatatgatgaaaatgCATTCAGAAAATAATGCACGCAGAAACAGAAAAGATCAAATGTTAAATTCATCTAATGTTATAAATGGAACAACAAATAATAGCAATATGTCATCATTTATAGATGGAAAAGAGGAATTGTTTTTCCTAGGGAAAAATAAAGTATCATActgtaatattttattgaaaagtttaaatataattaataatttaatgaaTTTAGACGCTCtaagagaaaaaattatgaattcAAGTAATGATCTTAATgaattgaaaatatttttatccaaattttataaatatttaaatgaataCGATGACATTGaagtttataaaaatttttatattagcttatataaaacttatatattcattttccCAGAGgaattagaaaaagaaaactaTTTTTCCCCTATGCTactttttgaaaatattgtAAATAACGGTAATTTAATACGAATGAGAACTATTGTAGATACtctaatattttgttttaatgataagaaatttgtttatttttttgaagaaaatataaatataaccaaagtactttttatttttgttacatATTCATCCAGattattatcaaataaacaatatgaacttataacaaatatatcattccttttttatatcattttaattaaattccCAAATGTTTCAATAACCATATTTCAcattttaaatgaaaataacgattatattatgaaatataatgaagataaaaaatttaattccATTTTTAGTAAcataaatgaacatataaatatgctCTTTTTATCAactatacataaaaataaaaatttggcAACAATCATATCTCTTATCTTCTCCAAATTAATAAATCTCTATTGTCAATTTTCTGCTAAAAAAAACAtagacaataataataatataaataataattatccttATGGTACCCAtctaaatacaaataattatgGTTTAAGAAATTTAAACAGCTCATATTTGAATGCAAATGGACAAAATGTTTCCAATGTACCTGGAACtactttaataaaaaatgcaaATGTAAATAACTTGAATTATTCATATGCGTCTAACAACGAAAATGAAGGAAACAagttatataaagaaatattttgtaaaatatttgataacataaaaaacaATGAACGAAATTCTGTAATAAAAgctatattaattaatttacaCATAATTCCCGATGTATATTCATCGAATAATTTATTTCAAATAGAAGAAAATTCGGAAAAAACCagatatataattgttattatcaactttttatttacattaatGAAAACAAAATTTTACGACGCTATACATGAAAATACTTTTGAATATATAGATTATTTTATTGACGAGCTAAAGAAAAGTGttcatatgaaaaatataaagttaGTATGTGGATACATATctcttttattaaattattcattaaataaaaaaacaaataatctAAATGAAACAGCAGATCTAAAATCcagtatatttataaaaaatatccaTTATAATAACCAACcgaatattataaagataCATAAAGCTTTGTATGAATCAGGAGCGttaacatttttaatatcttctTTATACGAATCAAAAGAttcattaataatttataattgtgTTTATTCAATATCATTCTTATTGTATAAAAAATCCATTTTagattatgataaaaatatagaattaTCTAACATGAAAATAGCCATTTTAAATATAGTTagacattattataatttagaTATGTACTTAGAAAATTATACGGAAAATTTTATTGATTACAAAGGATTTTTAAAAggaaattcaaaaaaaaatttatcatTACATGAAGACGATAATTATAACAcgttattaaataaattaaataaaaggaaTTCATATGAATGTGatgatttaaataaaaaatacttatatgaagaagaaaacaaatttttattaggtgaaaaaaatgataactaTTTACTAAATCACATGAACACGAATTACGGTTCaaatattaagaaaattGGTAGTAACGAAAATAtaggaaataaaaatgtgttCCCTTCATTAAAATATCAATATACAAGTgcaaattatgaaaattctttttatcttaattttgataaaattTTCTTTGAAACAgttaaaaatagaaaaagttcttttaatttttattttgataccATTTACAATAcacaatatttatttaattttctaTTACATAATTTCCTGTTCTATTCAAAAGACGCAGATGAATATTCCAAAAAGtacttattaaatattttattgcataataatataacaagaTCATCTGATATTAACTTTTATtcgaataaaataaaaaacttgAATTCTCAATTTAATGAATCTCAATCCAGGCTAGAAATTTATAAACAAGATCTTGAGAGATATAAAGATGTTATTAATGTTTTAAACAAAGAAATTGAAGAAAAACAGAATGCTCATAATGttttaattcaaaaaattagaaaagaGAATGAAATGGAAATTGATAGAAAACttcaagaaaataataatttggaGAATATTATTTctcaaaaaaatgatataatagaTGAGTACGTTtcgaaaaagaaaaaataagacaatataaaaataataatataaatgaatattatatattaatatatatatatatatatatgtttactttatcttttttttttctgtagattacaaagaaaatatgaagaagTATATTtgcaaaaaaaagaaacagaagaagaaaatgtaaacataaaaaataaaaccgTTTCAATGGAATCATTATTAAAATCTCTTCaatcaaaatatacacacatgCAATCTCAGAATAAAACTTTAAATAACAAATTAATTGACCAGAAAAATAGAATCAATGAGGGAATAAGTATTATTAATTCTCTTAccgtaataaaaaaatatatataataataaatgtaatagttattttttttttaaaattatattaattttttttttgtttatttttgcTTTTAGAGTgagaatgaaaaattaaaaaccatagaagaaaatcaaaataatgaattagAAGGAACTTTCAAGTtagtaatttaaaaaaaaaaaaaattttttaatgcaATTAAAAAATTGTGGATTAAATTAAtgactatattatatatatatatatatatatatatatatatgtatattcttatattttttgaattcattttattttctttttttatagaaaatTAATTGTTGTTGTTAAAGAATTAAGTGATAAAAACAAAGAATTGgacgaaaaagaaaaaaaaatcaaaacatATAATGGTGATATCCAAGAATTAAAAACGATAATCAACAAAAGCAATAATGATTTAAAGGTAACTTTTTGCTAAAATAATatctaatatttttatggaatgtttattgaaaaaataatttgaagACTTACAAAATTTTGaatatctatattatatatatatatatatatatattgtaaaaatgCATTAAATGAACTTTGATGTGtacaattttatttataggaACAAGCATTAATAATTGAAAATTTTACTGGATTAAACAAAAACCTAAATGAAGAACTTAATAATGctaataaaaatttagaaTTATCAAAAAGATACATTATGAATTATgaaaagtaaatatatatatatgtgaaaatttattaaatttctaaaacatataatttttgattCTTATGTTTTaccttttaaaaatattattattacactaatattaaattatacatgtgtatttttttttttttttttttattttgtaccATAGAAATGAAGAGGAAATGAAAAATCGCATAATGAAGTTAGAAAAGGAACTA from the Plasmodium falciparum 3D7 genome assembly, chromosome: 14 genome contains:
- a CDS encoding selenoprotein, translated to MDTNENMKNVKDMMSFTTKNIIYIFIGISLLIFIYKILKKNKKDAEVKRNNEISIKMKLSREKQLQELDKEMMINKEKMKEQNIKKNEEKKKDADQAKPKLGSKDNSSFNHLNDYSNYYRPSLKNRYNNRKSUR